In one Halomarina ordinaria genomic region, the following are encoded:
- a CDS encoding lysylphosphatidylglycerol synthase transmembrane domain-containing protein, whose protein sequence is MRRETLITTGGGVLAALAVFAVMLWLTDARAVVDAVVDGDPWLLAAVAATVLLWNVAWGFALWNVLCTQAVDASLGQALLVHAAAGFANHVTPLGQAGGEPVTAWLLSRTVDTDYEVGLASVASLDAINVVPSLSFVTVGVSYYALTGTPAVRDRLGLAPAVVLVLAVALPTLAVLGWRRRRGVERLFGAAVEGAWRRLAAVVPFVSLPERGAVGARVAGFRAAVERVAADRRRLAAAVCLSALGWAFQAVGLWATFLALGASIPVVLPFFVVPLGTLGGAVPTPGGLGGTEAVNVGLLTLLTGAPASTVVAAVLVHSVGGYLLTTSVGAAATAALGVRVVR, encoded by the coding sequence GTGCGACGGGAGACCCTCATCACGACCGGTGGCGGCGTCCTCGCGGCGCTCGCCGTCTTCGCGGTGATGCTCTGGCTCACCGACGCCCGGGCCGTCGTCGACGCCGTGGTCGACGGCGACCCGTGGCTGCTCGCGGCCGTCGCCGCGACGGTCCTCCTCTGGAACGTCGCCTGGGGGTTCGCGCTGTGGAACGTGCTGTGCACCCAGGCCGTCGACGCCTCGCTCGGACAGGCGCTGCTCGTCCACGCGGCCGCGGGCTTCGCGAACCACGTCACGCCGCTGGGGCAGGCCGGCGGCGAACCCGTCACCGCGTGGCTGCTCTCGCGGACCGTCGACACCGACTACGAGGTCGGCCTCGCCTCCGTCGCCAGCCTCGACGCCATCAACGTCGTGCCGTCGCTCTCGTTCGTCACCGTCGGGGTCTCGTACTACGCGCTGACCGGGACGCCCGCCGTCCGCGACCGACTGGGCCTCGCGCCCGCGGTCGTCCTCGTGCTGGCGGTGGCGCTCCCCACGCTCGCCGTCCTCGGGTGGCGGCGACGGCGGGGCGTCGAGCGACTGTTCGGTGCCGCCGTCGAGGGCGCGTGGCGGCGTCTCGCCGCCGTCGTCCCCTTCGTGTCGCTCCCGGAGCGCGGCGCGGTCGGCGCACGCGTCGCCGGGTTCCGGGCGGCCGTCGAACGCGTCGCCGCCGACCGCCGCCGCCTCGCCGCGGCCGTCTGCCTCTCCGCGCTCGGGTGGGCGTTCCAGGCGGTCGGCCTCTGGGCGACGTTCCTCGCGCTCGGGGCGTCGATACCGGTGGTGCTCCCGTTCTTCGTCGTCCCGCTGGGGACGCTCGGCGGCGCCGTCCCGACGCCGGGCGGTCTCGGGGGGACCGAGGCGGTCAACGTGGGGTTGCTCACCCTCCTCACCGGGGCGCCCGCGTCGACGGTCGTCGCCGCCGTCCTCGTCCACAGCGTCGGGGGCTACCTCCTGACGACGTCGGTGGGTGCGGCCGCGACCGCCGCCCTCGGCGTCAGGGTGGTCCGCTAG
- a CDS encoding zinc ribbon domain-containing protein, protein MRNARSTVRPWLAALLSAAVAGLGHLYLRRWLRALVWLGVAVAASALVPAAALEAAAAGESVDLWAMAPVWLVGLLCTVDAYLLAVADRRLAHAREAVDDGGRLTRCPSCGGDLDPDLTFCHWCTRDLGDVEVATSATGER, encoded by the coding sequence ATGCGTAACGCACGTTCGACAGTTCGTCCATGGCTCGCCGCCCTGCTCAGCGCGGCGGTGGCGGGACTCGGTCACCTCTACCTCCGCCGGTGGCTCCGGGCGCTCGTCTGGCTCGGCGTCGCGGTGGCGGCGTCCGCGCTCGTCCCGGCGGCGGCCCTCGAAGCGGCGGCCGCGGGCGAATCGGTCGACCTGTGGGCGATGGCACCCGTCTGGCTCGTCGGACTGCTCTGTACCGTCGACGCGTACCTCCTCGCCGTCGCGGACAGACGACTCGCACACGCGCGCGAAGCCGTCGACGACGGGGGCCGTCTCACGCGGTGCCCGTCCTGCGGGGGCGACCTCGACCCCGACCTGACGTTCTGTCACTGGTGTACGCGCGACCTCGGTGACGTCGAGGTGGCCACGTCCGCGACGGGGGAGCGCTGA
- a CDS encoding TetR/AcrR family transcriptional regulator, whose product MAVDPDADERGSTETEIMEATYRALCKHGYSGLSISRIADEFEKSKSSLYYHYDSKDDLLVAFLTFAVDRFEASVATERSDDPMADLEGVIERLLPLRPTDEQRQIQALLVDLRSQAVTDERFRERFADIDERLVTTLTEVIERGIERGTFNEVDATRVAEHVLAVLNGAMVARATTDREAAVAAARVSLSSYLDTVLRR is encoded by the coding sequence ATGGCGGTCGACCCGGACGCCGACGAACGCGGGAGCACCGAGACGGAGATCATGGAGGCGACGTACCGCGCGCTCTGCAAACACGGGTACAGCGGCCTCTCCATCTCGCGCATCGCCGACGAGTTCGAGAAGAGCAAGTCGTCGCTGTACTACCACTACGACTCGAAGGACGACCTCCTCGTTGCGTTCCTCACCTTCGCCGTCGACCGCTTCGAGGCGTCGGTCGCCACCGAACGGAGCGACGACCCGATGGCCGACCTCGAGGGCGTCATCGAACGCCTGCTCCCGCTTCGCCCCACCGACGAGCAGCGGCAGATTCAGGCGCTGCTGGTGGACCTCCGCTCGCAGGCCGTCACCGACGAGCGCTTTCGCGAACGGTTCGCCGACATCGACGAACGCCTCGTCACGACGCTCACCGAGGTCATCGAGCGCGGCATCGAGCGCGGCACGTTCAACGAGGTGGACGCGACCCGGGTCGCGGAACACGTCCTCGCGGTGTTGAACGGCGCGATGGTGGCGCGCGCGACGACCGACCGGGAGGCCGCCGTCGCCGCCGCCCGCGTCTCGCTCTCCTCGTACCTCGACACCGTCCTCCGTCGATGA
- a CDS encoding MMPL family transporter produces MSRVDRLVRAITDHTRVAIVLMLVATLLLGSGAGMIDQSSSLDQFQSDSPESEKLEYIEANFSTGANNTTTVQVVARDDDVLDKESLLALLELEQRLRANETVNRTLTDDDAVVGMPTLVATTALQQEAGEELQATNDEFQALNATVTEERRAIEERSADLNATADDLEGALTSVRGDVNASTESEFDAVRANTSAELNETDLATFQRAAGALLVAENETQVDQAYQLGTQGVLAEEYRALEQRGEDLERQGERLSDRAEEFEALNATVTEERRAVTERSAELNATADDLRGALTTLQQDPNASAEAEFDAVRANTSVELNETDFATFQRAADDLRTAENETEVRQAYQLGTQGVLAEEYRALEQRGEDLERQGERLADQGEELQDRNAAVTEERRAIEERSADLDATATDLREALTSVRGDANESAEAEFDAVRANTSVELNETDLATFQRATGALLVAENETQVDQAYRLGTQGVLAEDYRALEQRGEDLERQGERLGDLGEELQDRNAAFENASNATLAEQREQLASMNESEVDETLSLLLGESDDEGGSGDSPAVAFVPTDYETGSGEAEATMLLVTQRTDGETDASTGAASDRITDAQLAMQAIATEQDDRTLVFGGGIIGEEINQSMTDSLVIVGPLALLFVLLALAVAYRDLLDIVLGFVGILAVLVWTFGFMGWAGIAFNQLFVAVPVLLIGLSIDYAIHVFMRHREERERTEGVRPSMRVAMAGVGVALVWVTATTVIGFLSNLTSPVPPIQEFGVVSSVGITAALLVFGVMIPALKIELDTFLEGRGIDRQKRAFGTGGGRFSSVLATGATAARRAPVAVILVALLVSAGGVYGASQVSTSFNQEDFLADDPPAWMDDLPEPFAPNEYTAKSNLDYVNENFVREDSQAQILVEGSVTDPSALERVAAAERDAAESDVVQVLSDDEADIQSPLSVMEGVAAENETFNATFEDADTDGDGVPDQDVEEVYDALYEVAPDEAESVVYRTDDGEYEALRLVISTQGNAPSSDVTDEMRALAADIDGDGLEATATGQSVLFDIVQNQLLQTVVESLIVTLVAVFAFLMLTYRVTEGSATLGAVTLLPVVLSVSWILGTMYLLDIPFNILTGMITSLTVGLGVAYSIHLSERFNQELERTGDLWESMRLAVTGTGGALLGSAATTVGGFGVLAFAILPPLRQFGIITGLTIIYAFLASVLVLPSLLVVWHRYLGPGRSATTGEQAATASPAED; encoded by the coding sequence ATGAGTCGGGTCGACCGGCTCGTTCGCGCCATCACCGACCACACGCGGGTCGCCATCGTCCTCATGCTCGTCGCGACCCTCCTCCTCGGGTCGGGCGCGGGGATGATAGACCAGTCCTCCTCGCTCGACCAGTTCCAGAGCGACTCGCCCGAGTCGGAGAAACTGGAGTACATCGAGGCCAACTTCTCGACGGGCGCGAACAACACCACGACCGTCCAGGTCGTCGCCCGCGACGACGACGTCCTCGACAAGGAGTCGCTGCTCGCCCTGCTCGAACTCGAACAGCGCCTCCGGGCGAACGAGACCGTCAACCGGACGCTGACCGACGACGACGCCGTCGTCGGGATGCCGACCCTCGTCGCGACGACGGCCCTCCAGCAGGAGGCCGGCGAGGAGCTTCAGGCGACGAACGACGAGTTCCAGGCGCTGAACGCGACCGTCACCGAGGAGCGGCGGGCCATCGAGGAGCGAAGCGCCGACCTCAACGCGACCGCCGACGACCTCGAGGGGGCACTGACGAGCGTCCGAGGGGACGTGAACGCGAGCACGGAATCGGAGTTCGACGCGGTTCGGGCGAACACGTCGGCCGAGTTGAACGAGACCGACCTGGCGACCTTCCAGCGCGCGGCGGGCGCGCTCCTGGTCGCCGAGAACGAGACGCAGGTCGACCAGGCGTACCAGCTCGGTACACAGGGCGTCCTCGCCGAGGAGTACCGCGCGCTCGAACAGCGCGGCGAGGACCTCGAACGACAGGGAGAGCGTCTCTCCGACCGGGCCGAGGAGTTCGAGGCGTTGAACGCGACCGTCACCGAGGAGCGCCGCGCGGTCACGGAACGGAGCGCCGAACTCAACGCGACCGCCGACGACCTCCGGGGGGCACTCACGACGCTCCAGCAGGACCCGAACGCGAGCGCCGAAGCGGAGTTCGACGCGGTCCGGGCGAACACGTCGGTCGAGCTGAACGAGACCGACTTCGCGACCTTCCAGCGAGCAGCGGACGACCTCCGGACGGCGGAGAACGAGACAGAGGTTCGACAGGCCTACCAGCTCGGTACACAGGGCGTCCTCGCCGAGGAGTACCGTGCGCTCGAACAGCGTGGCGAGGACCTCGAACGGCAGGGCGAGCGACTCGCCGACCAGGGCGAGGAGCTCCAGGACCGCAACGCCGCCGTCACCGAGGAGCGGCGGGCCATCGAGGAGCGAAGCGCCGACCTCGACGCGACCGCCACCGACCTCCGCGAGGCGCTGACGAGCGTCCGGGGGGACGCGAACGAGAGTGCCGAAGCGGAGTTCGACGCGGTCCGGGCGAACACGTCGGTCGAGTTGAACGAGACCGACCTGGCGACCTTCCAGCGCGCGACGGGCGCGCTCCTGGTCGCCGAGAACGAGACGCAGGTCGACCAGGCCTACCGGCTCGGTACGCAGGGCGTCCTCGCCGAGGACTACCGCGCGCTCGAACAGCGCGGCGAGGACCTCGAACGACAGGGCGAACGGCTGGGTGACCTGGGCGAGGAACTCCAGGACCGCAACGCGGCGTTCGAGAACGCCTCGAACGCCACGCTCGCCGAACAGCGCGAGCAACTGGCGTCGATGAACGAATCGGAGGTCGACGAGACGCTCTCGCTGCTGCTGGGCGAGAGCGACGACGAGGGCGGTTCGGGCGACTCGCCCGCCGTCGCGTTCGTCCCTACCGACTACGAGACGGGGTCGGGCGAGGCGGAGGCGACGATGCTGCTCGTCACCCAGCGGACGGACGGGGAGACCGACGCGTCGACCGGCGCCGCGAGCGACCGCATCACCGACGCACAACTGGCGATGCAGGCCATCGCCACGGAACAGGACGACCGGACGCTCGTGTTCGGCGGTGGCATCATCGGCGAGGAGATCAACCAGTCGATGACCGACAGCCTCGTCATCGTCGGGCCGCTGGCGCTGCTGTTCGTCCTGCTCGCGCTGGCGGTCGCCTACCGCGACCTGCTCGACATCGTCCTCGGGTTCGTCGGCATCCTCGCCGTCCTCGTCTGGACGTTCGGGTTCATGGGCTGGGCGGGCATCGCGTTCAACCAGCTGTTCGTCGCCGTCCCCGTGCTGCTCATCGGCCTCTCCATCGACTACGCCATCCACGTCTTCATGCGCCACCGCGAGGAACGCGAGCGCACCGAGGGCGTCCGCCCGTCGATGCGGGTGGCGATGGCCGGCGTCGGCGTCGCCCTCGTCTGGGTGACCGCCACGACGGTCATCGGTTTCCTCTCGAACCTCACCAGCCCCGTCCCGCCCATCCAGGAGTTCGGCGTCGTCAGCTCCGTCGGCATCACCGCGGCGCTGCTCGTCTTCGGCGTCATGATCCCGGCGCTGAAGATCGAGCTCGACACGTTCCTCGAAGGACGGGGTATCGACCGGCAGAAGCGGGCGTTCGGGACCGGCGGCGGTCGGTTCTCGTCGGTGCTCGCGACGGGTGCGACGGCCGCCCGGCGGGCACCCGTCGCCGTCATCCTCGTCGCGCTGCTCGTCAGCGCCGGCGGCGTCTACGGCGCCTCGCAGGTCTCGACGAGCTTCAACCAGGAGGACTTCCTCGCCGACGACCCGCCGGCGTGGATGGACGACCTCCCCGAACCGTTCGCGCCCAACGAGTACACGGCGAAGTCGAACCTCGACTACGTCAACGAGAACTTCGTCCGTGAGGACTCCCAGGCGCAGATTCTCGTCGAGGGGTCGGTGACGGACCCGTCGGCGCTCGAACGGGTGGCCGCCGCCGAGCGCGACGCCGCCGAGAGCGACGTCGTCCAGGTGCTGTCGGACGACGAGGCGGACATCCAGAGCCCGCTGTCGGTGATGGAGGGTGTCGCGGCGGAGAACGAGACGTTCAACGCCACCTTCGAGGACGCCGACACCGACGGCGACGGCGTCCCCGACCAGGACGTCGAAGAGGTGTACGACGCGCTCTACGAGGTCGCCCCCGACGAGGCGGAGAGCGTCGTCTACCGGACCGACGACGGCGAGTACGAGGCGCTCCGGCTCGTCATCTCCACGCAGGGGAACGCGCCGTCGAGCGACGTCACCGACGAGATGCGCGCGCTCGCCGCCGACATCGACGGCGACGGCCTCGAGGCGACGGCGACCGGCCAGTCGGTCCTCTTCGACATCGTCCAGAACCAGTTGCTCCAGACCGTCGTCGAGAGCCTCATCGTCACGCTCGTCGCGGTGTTCGCCTTCCTGATGCTGACCTACCGGGTCACGGAGGGGAGCGCGACGCTCGGGGCGGTCACACTGTTGCCGGTCGTGCTGAGCGTCTCGTGGATCCTCGGGACGATGTACCTGCTCGACATCCCGTTCAACATCCTGACGGGGATGATAACCAGTCTCACCGTCGGGCTGGGGGTCGCGTACTCCATCCACCTCTCCGAGCGCTTCAACCAGGAACTCGAACGGACGGGCGACCTGTGGGAGTCGATGCGCCTGGCGGTCACCGGGACCGGCGGCGCGCTGCTCGGGTCGGCGGCGACGACCGTCGGCGGGTTCGGCGTGCTCGCGTTCGCCATCCTCCCGCCGCTCCGGCAGTTCGGCATCATCACCGGGCTGACCATCATCTACGCGTTCCTCGCGAGCGTGCTCGTCCTCCCCAGCCTGCTGGTCGTCTGGCACCGCTACCTCGGGCCGGGACGGTCCGCCACGACGGGCGAACAGGCGGCCACCGCCTCCCCCGCGGAGGACTGA
- a CDS encoding TrmB family transcriptional regulator produces MDDGDAVDALSHLGLTGYEARVFVGLQKLETGTAREVARVVDVPRSQVYSTADSLEARGLVEVQNASPTRYRAVDLEEGMDRLYERLDRERRRATEYLREVRGSLAREGDDRQPNIWVTRGTTNVGRRVEELLATAEERVVVGVDRPTRLPDSTVEALAVLVDAGVTVVGVSEHERVVERFGSVPGLERVHVPDGRTPNVATSRLLVVDDRTVLVGMVDDGGGERETAMWSEDTTFAALLARLVDGWFEQYGERVSSE; encoded by the coding sequence ATGGACGACGGGGACGCCGTCGACGCCCTCTCGCACCTCGGCCTGACGGGCTACGAGGCGCGGGTGTTCGTCGGCCTCCAGAAGCTCGAGACGGGAACGGCCCGCGAGGTGGCGCGGGTCGTCGACGTGCCGCGCTCGCAGGTGTACAGCACCGCCGACTCGCTCGAGGCGCGCGGCCTCGTCGAGGTGCAGAACGCCTCGCCGACGCGCTATCGCGCCGTCGACCTCGAGGAGGGGATGGACCGCCTCTACGAGCGCCTCGACCGCGAGCGGCGGCGGGCGACGGAGTACCTCCGGGAGGTGCGGGGGTCGCTCGCGCGCGAGGGCGACGACCGCCAGCCGAACATCTGGGTCACCCGGGGCACGACGAACGTCGGCCGCCGAGTCGAGGAACTGCTCGCCACGGCCGAGGAGCGGGTCGTCGTCGGCGTCGACCGGCCGACTCGCCTCCCCGACTCGACGGTCGAGGCGCTCGCGGTCCTGGTCGACGCCGGCGTCACCGTCGTCGGGGTCAGCGAGCACGAGCGCGTGGTCGAGCGCTTCGGGTCGGTTCCCGGTCTCGAACGCGTCCACGTCCCCGACGGCCGGACGCCGAACGTCGCGACCAGCCGGCTCCTCGTCGTCGACGACCGGACGGTGCTCGTCGGTATGGTCGACGACGGCGGGGGCGAACGCGAGACGGCGATGTGGAGCGAGGACACCACGTTCGCGGCGCTGCTCGCCCGTCTCGTCGACGGCTGGTTCGAACAGTACGGCGAGCGCGTGTCGTCCGAGTGA
- a CDS encoding DUF7289 family protein: protein MSVRGFDDGRGQSHVVGVVLLLGLTVIGVGSVLLLGGEVLTLLQDSADAEAAEVAMTTLDSRASDVVLGTSGGKRVELGGRGTTRVDEDAGAISIEYVGCETCPRELANTTLGAVEYTTGSTTVAYQGGGVWRTDGEHAEMVSPPEFHYQRTVTSSGDPTLTFPLAVVRGTASGGTLQLSEGDATAVFPNETARNPLGAGSVRITIRSQYYEGWAAYFESRTTVESVDVDDDAETVELVLTIPNKSRNVTDGIASHRSDLRVQGGATVDSYDSSRGSYSETRGSNGSVYVGDDLRNAGGGTVRGDMRVAGDFDGGGGIDVTGDLITNGDVTLSGGVGVDGEVVADGDFSISGGGKVTSPVSVGGDVVETGGGVAVEDDVVAGGDYYAKSGSISGDVHVGGDFHAANGQNLNGDVTVGGRFDDDGVNPNVNGRVTEGAAGPDLSRVAAASDLTPPELTPIDATIDGRLEAHAARNNNTGSDVERLEAGNCGGRFESCTLTAGTYHLDDLTLSGSDALTFDTSDGPIHLAVDGDVSSTGGSTVNTVGSDRVHVYAGGDYTIRTRWESVGERGDQLWLYGSSGSTVTVQGGATLYGVIYAPANEDVTVRGGSEVYGGIVGSTSTVQGGTAVHYDTVLADQRPDLLGGGTAPVTYLHISVNELHVSDG, encoded by the coding sequence ATGAGTGTACGTGGTTTCGACGACGGCCGAGGGCAGAGCCACGTCGTCGGCGTCGTGCTGTTGCTCGGGCTCACCGTCATCGGCGTCGGAAGCGTGCTCCTGCTCGGCGGGGAGGTCCTGACGCTGTTGCAGGACAGCGCCGACGCGGAGGCCGCGGAGGTGGCGATGACGACCCTCGACTCGCGCGCGAGCGACGTCGTCCTGGGCACGTCGGGTGGCAAGCGCGTCGAACTCGGGGGGCGCGGGACGACCCGCGTCGACGAGGACGCGGGCGCGATATCCATCGAGTACGTCGGCTGTGAGACGTGTCCCCGGGAGCTCGCGAACACCACCCTCGGGGCCGTCGAGTACACCACGGGGTCGACGACGGTGGCCTACCAGGGCGGCGGCGTGTGGCGAACCGACGGCGAACACGCGGAGATGGTCTCGCCGCCGGAGTTCCACTACCAGCGGACCGTGACGTCGTCGGGCGACCCGACGCTCACGTTCCCGCTGGCGGTCGTCCGCGGCACCGCGTCCGGCGGGACGCTCCAGTTGTCCGAGGGCGACGCCACCGCCGTCTTCCCGAACGAGACGGCGAGGAACCCGCTCGGAGCGGGGAGCGTCCGAATCACCATCCGGAGCCAGTACTACGAGGGGTGGGCGGCGTACTTCGAGTCGCGGACGACCGTCGAGAGCGTCGACGTCGACGACGACGCGGAGACGGTGGAACTCGTCCTCACCATCCCGAACAAGAGCCGCAACGTGACCGACGGCATCGCCTCCCACCGCTCGGACCTGCGCGTCCAGGGCGGCGCGACGGTCGACAGCTACGACTCCTCGCGCGGGAGCTACTCGGAGACGCGGGGGTCGAACGGGAGCGTCTACGTCGGCGACGACCTCCGGAACGCCGGCGGCGGGACCGTCCGCGGCGACATGCGCGTCGCCGGCGACTTCGACGGCGGGGGCGGCATCGACGTGACGGGGGACCTGATAACGAACGGCGACGTGACGCTGAGCGGCGGCGTCGGCGTCGACGGCGAGGTGGTCGCGGACGGCGACTTCTCCATCAGCGGCGGCGGGAAGGTCACCAGTCCCGTGAGCGTCGGCGGGGACGTCGTCGAGACGGGCGGGGGCGTCGCCGTCGAGGACGACGTCGTCGCGGGCGGCGACTACTACGCCAAGAGCGGTTCGATATCCGGCGACGTCCACGTCGGTGGGGACTTCCACGCCGCGAACGGGCAGAACCTGAACGGCGACGTCACCGTCGGCGGACGGTTCGACGACGACGGCGTCAACCCGAACGTCAACGGTCGGGTGACCGAAGGGGCGGCGGGACCGGACCTGAGCCGGGTCGCGGCGGCGAGCGACCTCACGCCGCCGGAGCTGACGCCCATCGACGCGACCATCGACGGCCGCCTCGAGGCGCACGCGGCGCGGAACAACAACACGGGGAGCGACGTCGAGCGCCTCGAGGCGGGGAACTGCGGCGGCCGGTTCGAGTCGTGTACGCTGACGGCGGGCACGTACCACCTCGACGACCTGACGCTGTCGGGGAGCGACGCGCTCACCTTCGACACCAGCGATGGACCCATCCACCTCGCCGTCGACGGCGACGTCAGTTCGACGGGTGGGTCGACGGTGAACACCGTCGGGTCGGACAGGGTCCACGTCTACGCCGGCGGCGACTACACCATCAGGACGCGGTGGGAGAGCGTCGGCGAACGCGGCGACCAACTGTGGCTCTACGGGTCGAGTGGCTCCACGGTCACCGTCCAGGGCGGGGCGACCCTCTACGGGGTCATCTACGCCCCGGCGAACGAGGACGTCACCGTCCGTGGGGGGTCAGAGGTGTACGGCGGCATCGTCGGCAGCACGAGCACCGTCCAGGGCGGCACGGCCGTCCACTACGACACCGTCCTCGCCGACCAGCGGCCGGACCTCCTCGGCGGGGGGACGGCACCGGTGACCTACCTCCACATCAGCGTCAACGAGCTACACGTGAGCGACGGGTGA
- a CDS encoding alpha/beta fold hydrolase gives MPTVRTADIETYFERRGDGPPVVFVHGAVLDHSQWDAQVEALADEYTTVAYDVRGHGRTGGSARERYSVDLFAEDLAALVDALDLDRPVVCGLSTGGCIAQVYAARYPERVSGLVLADTFTPALFDRREWLQRSVLLRATVPPVRLVGYERVERVLVWLHERLHGEGVSGDYERIEGLRATGPKMATEEFAKVIRAVAAFHETSVDLSAITAPTLVLYGEHEPPFVRRHAATLGAELPDVTVRVVPGAGHASNLDDPAFFTDAVRHLLVRAFPDDAPERARGGGIG, from the coding sequence ATGCCAACCGTTCGGACAGCTGACATCGAAACGTACTTCGAGCGCCGCGGCGACGGCCCGCCGGTCGTGTTCGTCCACGGTGCCGTCCTCGACCACTCGCAGTGGGACGCCCAGGTCGAGGCGCTCGCGGACGAGTACACCACCGTCGCCTACGACGTGCGGGGCCACGGCCGGACCGGCGGGTCGGCGCGCGAGCGCTACTCGGTCGACCTGTTCGCCGAGGACCTCGCGGCGCTCGTCGACGCCCTGGACCTCGACCGCCCCGTCGTCTGCGGCCTCTCGACCGGGGGCTGTATCGCCCAGGTGTACGCGGCGCGATACCCGGAGCGCGTCTCGGGGCTGGTGCTCGCGGACACGTTCACGCCGGCCCTGTTCGACCGGCGCGAGTGGCTCCAGCGGTCGGTCCTGCTGCGCGCGACCGTCCCGCCGGTGCGCCTCGTCGGCTACGAGCGCGTCGAGCGGGTCCTGGTGTGGCTCCACGAACGTCTCCACGGGGAGGGCGTCAGCGGCGACTACGAACGCATCGAGGGGCTCCGGGCGACGGGCCCGAAGATGGCGACCGAGGAGTTCGCGAAGGTGATCCGTGCCGTCGCCGCCTTCCACGAGACGTCGGTCGACCTCTCGGCCATCACCGCCCCGACGCTGGTGCTGTACGGCGAACACGAACCGCCGTTCGTCCGCCGCCACGCGGCGACACTGGGCGCGGAACTCCCCGACGTCACGGTCCGGGTGGTGCCGGGCGCGGGACACGCCTCGAACCTCGACGACCCCGCGTTCTTCACGGACGCGGTCCGTCACCTCCTCGTCCGCGCGTTCCCCGACGACGCACCCGAACGTGCCCGGGGAGGAGGCATCGGGTAA
- a CDS encoding helix-turn-helix domain-containing protein yields MPSDNALSEPMIATFVLQQPTLMQALAAVPSTRLTWEQTDATDCGETFVLFWAASDDYDAFEAAMADDPTVRDPRHLTTFDGRRLYRVEQVDAGKERSVYPALVETGAIVQELTATHEGWCFQVLFPDHEALSRFHRACVDRDVAFRLLNKFEQVGEPDAGYDFGLSEKQRRMLVRAAEAGYYRVPRRVDLSTVADEVGISHQAASERLRRAVDRLVRHTVLPDGDGPTDGGPPRR; encoded by the coding sequence GTGCCGTCCGACAACGCCCTCTCCGAGCCGATGATAGCGACGTTCGTCCTCCAGCAGCCGACGCTGATGCAGGCGCTCGCCGCCGTCCCGTCGACGCGACTCACCTGGGAGCAGACGGACGCGACCGACTGCGGGGAGACCTTCGTCCTGTTCTGGGCGGCGTCGGACGACTACGACGCCTTCGAGGCCGCGATGGCGGACGACCCGACGGTGCGCGACCCGCGCCACCTCACCACGTTCGACGGCCGACGGCTCTATCGGGTCGAACAGGTCGACGCGGGGAAGGAGCGGAGCGTCTACCCGGCGCTCGTCGAGACGGGCGCCATCGTTCAGGAGCTGACCGCCACCCACGAGGGGTGGTGCTTTCAGGTGCTGTTTCCCGACCACGAGGCCCTCTCCCGGTTCCACCGGGCCTGCGTCGACCGCGACGTCGCGTTCAGGCTCCTCAACAAGTTCGAGCAGGTCGGCGAGCCGGACGCCGGCTACGACTTCGGCCTCTCGGAGAAACAGCGTCGGATGCTCGTTCGGGCCGCCGAGGCGGGCTACTACCGGGTCCCCCGGAGGGTCGACCTCTCGACGGTCGCCGACGAGGTGGGCATCTCCCACCAGGCGGCGTCCGAACGCCTCCGACGCGCCGTCGACCGACTGGTCCGACACACGGTCCTCCCGGACGGTGACGGGCCCACCGACGGGGGACCGCCCCGCAGGTGA